A stretch of DNA from Nitrosopumilus zosterae:
CAGATCTTCTTGTGTTATCTTGATGTCTTTTATAATTTGAGATTTTCCACCAACATGCCTCTTCAAAGCCGTAATTGCTGCTCTATTTGCGACTGCAGCAATTTCTGCACCACTGAAACCCTCTGTTAACTCTACTAGTTTTCCAATGTTAACATCACTTGCGAGTGGTTTCTTTTTGGTATGAATCTCGAAGATATGTTGTCTTCCTTTTGAATCAGGGTTTGGAACTTCAATGATTCTATCAAATCTTCCAGGTCTTAGCAATGCTTCATCTACTATATCTAGTCTGTTGGTTGCACCAATAATCAATACGTTGTGTAATTCTTCTAGACCATCAATTTCAGTTAAAATTTGAGATACTACATTTTCCGTTACATGTGAACCTGAATCTCCACTGCTTCTTCGTGGTACAAGCGCATCAACTTCATCTAAGAAGATAATACATGGTGCAGCTTGTCGTGCTTTTCTGAAGATTTCTCTTACTCCTTTTTCAGATTCGCCAACCCATTTTGAAAGTAGTTCAGGGCCTTTGATGCTGATAAAGTTAGATTCCGTCATTTTAGCAAGTGCTTTTGCAATCAAAGTTTTACCAGTTCCTGGTGGACCATGAAGTAAAATTCCTTTTGGACTTTCTACATCAACATAATCAAATGCTTCTTTGTATTTCATAGGCCACTCAACTGCCTCTAAAAGTTCTTCTTTTAGTTCATCTAAACCCCCAACATCGTCCCAACTAACATCTGGAATTTGGACTTGGACTTCTCTTAGAGCACTAGGTCTTACTTCTTTTAATGCATCTCTAAAATCTTCACTTGTGATTTTAATTTTTTGAAGAATTTCAGATGAAATTTTTTCTTCATCAAGATCAATCTCAGGAAGAAGTCTTCTAAGGGATCTCATTGCAGCCTCTTTTGATAATACTTCTAAATCAGCTCCTACAAATCCATGTGTAATCTTTGAGATTTGTTTTAGATCTACTTTTTCATCAATTGGCATTCCACGTGTATGAATTGAGAGAATGTCAAATCTTCCCTCAGTATCAGGAATTCCAATTTCTATTTCTCGATCAAATCTTCCTGGTCTTCTAAGTGCAGGATCAATTGAATCTGGTCTGTTAGTTGCAGCAATTACTACAACTTTTCCTCGAGATTTCATTCCATCCATTAATGTTAAGAGTTGTGAAACTATTCTCTTTTCAAGTTCGCCTGATACTTCATCTCTTTTTGGTGCAATAGAATCAATCTCATCTATGAAAATTATGCTTGGTGCATTTTCTTCAGCCTGTGAGAATATTTCTCTAATTTTCTCTTCACTTTCCCCATAATATTTACCCATAATTTCAGGGCCGCTAAGTGAAATGAAATGAGCATTGGTTTCTCCAGCTACTGCTTTGGCAAGTAAGGTTTTACCAGTTCCTGGTGGACCATATAATAATACACCTTTTGGTGCATCTACACCTATCTTTTCAAATAATTCAGGATGTCTCATTGGTAATTCAACCATCTCGCGAATTTTTAGAACTTCATGTTTTAGGCCTCCAAGTTCATCATATGTGATTCTTGGAACTGATGCATCAACGGCTTTAGTCATGGAACCGAGTTTGAAGATTGTTTCTTCAGTAACAATTACTGGTTTTGATGGTTTGGTGCTAGTTACAACAAACTGAACTCTTCCACCCATCTGTGTATTCAAAGATACTGAATCTCCAGTTGTAAAGACATGATTAAGATAATTGTAAATCATGTAATCTTGTAATCCTTCTGCAGAAATTTTTTCTGTTGGTGATAATACAACCTGCTCTGCATTTTCAGCTTCTACTGATTTTAGTGAGATTTTATCACCAATTCCTGCACCGATATTTTGTCTTGTCATTCCATCGACTTTTATTATTCCTGCGCCATATTCTTCAGGTGTACCTGGCCAAAGTTTTACATGTGTTTTTTTGTTATATGTTAATTCTAAAATTTGTCCAGTATTCCATTTCTGATCCTCAATAATTTTAGGATCAACAATTGCTCTACCCTTCCCAACATGTTGTTGTGGAATTTCATCTATTTTTAAAACAATTTCACTCATATTATTACCTCAAAAATTAGGAGAGGTTTATTCAACCTCCACTGTTTTGCCTTTTGGTTTTTCATCTTCAATTAACTTGAAGATTACTTCTAAAACTCCATTTTTGTAAGAAGCCTTTGCAGAGTTCTCATCAATTTTTTGTTGAACTGGAACTTTGGCATGATATTTCTTTTTGTCATGTTCGGCAAAAAGTTCCACAATCTTGTTTTCAACAACAACTTTGACATCAGTCTTTTCAACGCCTGGCATCTCAGCTATGAGTTTTACTACTTTTTCTTTTTCATCGATTATTGTATCGACTACTGGTTCTCGTGTATCAGAAGTTGGAAGAAGTCCTGGTTTGACATTTCCATATTCCTTTACAACAGGTTTTCCATCTGGACCAATGGTCATTGTATATCCATAATAATATGGACCAGTGGTAGGACCATTACCCTTGAATTCCTCGAAAATGTCATCTATGTTAAAAAAAGAGTTTGACATTCTCTTGAAGATTCTATCAAATTCACTATCAAAGAACATTGTCATATTCACCTATAGTATGTAATATATATGACATTATATAAAGATTATTGTAATTTTCTTGATTTCTTACATAATCCTATTATAATTGACATAATATAATAATCTTTAATGAGAGTAGCCAGCATGTCTATACCAGAGATTGTAAGAGAAATAATTACTAGAAATCGATCAATTTATGATTGTATGAAAATGGATCTGATAAACTACACAGCATTAGCAGTAAAGATTCAACCAGAGATTGAAAAAATACTAGGAAATTCTGTTAATCTCAATACTGTAGTAGTTGCAATAAAGCGATATGCAGATTCATTTGAGTCTAAAGATGAGGTAAAAGATGGATCAGTTTTGAAAAATGCTCGATTGGCATTAACTGATGGAATTATGGACATTAAATTTTCAGTTAAGGAATCTGGCGAGATGGATCCTATGGCTATTTTGGATAAATTCTCCAAGATTACTAATAATTACGAATTTTTTAGATTATCTGATTCTTTTAGATTTCTTACTGAAGATTTAGAGGATATACGACAAATTTTCAACAACGTCCCAAGTAGGGAAGATATGTTCAGTACGGGACTTGCAAAGATTAGAATCTCAATTCCTAATGCTCAAAATCAGTCAGATGTTGTCTCTTATGTTGCGGAGGTATTACATGCAAATGGAATTGAGCTTGTAAATGCATTTTTTAGTCAAGATGGTATTATCATCATTCTAAATGAAAAAGATGCTTCAAGGGCTTATGATATTTTACATTCGGATATAATGAGAGCCTAAAAATTTTTGTTAATAAGTAATACCTATTTTTGATGTTATCTCATAGGATATATTCAGTAATTTTGTGGGTACAGGTAAATGGCTAGAAATAAGAAAAAAATTGTTGTTTTAGGTGGAGGTTTTGCAGGTTTAGAATGTACTCTAAAATTAGAGAAATTTTTTAAGAACGATTTAGAAATTGAGATTGTTTTAGTTAGTGAGGATAATTTCTTATTATTTACTCCAATGTTGCCACAGGTAGCATCTGGGATGATTGAAACTAGACATATTGTAATGCCAATTAGAACAATTACTAAAAAAGCGGTTTTTTATGAAGGCAGAGTCAAAAATATTGATCCGTATGGAAAGATTGTCAATTTATGGGGAAGTAGAGATAAAAGAGGAATTTCGATTCATTATGATTTTTTAGTTGTTGCATTAGGAAGTGAAACCAATTTTTTTGGAATGAGTGATCTTGAAAAGAATGCTTACCAAATGAAGACACTCAATGATGCAGTTCTTGTAAGAAATAGGATTATTGATATGTTAGAGCAGGCTGAAAATGAAACTAACCCAATTTTAAAGAAAAGTTTTCTAACATTTGTAATTGTAGGCGGAGGTTTTGCAGGAATAGAAACTGCAGGAGAATTGATGGATTTTCTTTTGGATGTGAGAAAATATTATCCAAATATCAAACGAGAAGATATTCGCGTAATTGTTTTAGAAGCACTGCAAAATATTTTACCTGGTTTCAGTGAAAGTCTTGCAAAGTTTGCCCAAGAAAAATTATCTGGGCGCGGAATCGAGATTAAGCTTCAAACAGCTGTTACGAGTTTTAATGGAGATGAAGTAATGATTAAGAGATCAGATATTGATAAAGATGCAATTGATGATTCAATGGTAAGTTCAATTCAATCAAAAACTGTAATTTGGACTGCCGGTGTTACTCCAGTTAATACAATCAAAAGATCATTATTCAAAACAGATAAGGGAAAAATCATTGTTGATGATAATTTAGAAGTGGTCGACTTTCCAGGTGTTTTTGCAATAGGTGATTGTGCATTATTTTTAGATCCTAAAACTCAAAGACCTTTTGCTCCTACTGCT
This window harbors:
- a CDS encoding ACT domain-containing protein, with amino-acid sequence MSIPEIVREIITRNRSIYDCMKMDLINYTALAVKIQPEIEKILGNSVNLNTVVVAIKRYADSFESKDEVKDGSVLKNARLALTDGIMDIKFSVKESGEMDPMAILDKFSKITNNYEFFRLSDSFRFLTEDLEDIRQIFNNVPSREDMFSTGLAKIRISIPNAQNQSDVVSYVAEVLHANGIELVNAFFSQDGIIIILNEKDASRAYDILHSDIMRA
- the hsp20 gene encoding archaeal heat shock protein Hsp20; its protein translation is MTMFFDSEFDRIFKRMSNSFFNIDDIFEEFKGNGPTTGPYYYGYTMTIGPDGKPVVKEYGNVKPGLLPTSDTREPVVDTIIDEKEKVVKLIAEMPGVEKTDVKVVVENKIVELFAEHDKKKYHAKVPVQQKIDENSAKASYKNGVLEVIFKLIEDEKPKGKTVEVE
- a CDS encoding CDC48 family AAA ATPase, which produces MSEIVLKIDEIPQQHVGKGRAIVDPKIIEDQKWNTGQILELTYNKKTHVKLWPGTPEEYGAGIIKVDGMTRQNIGAGIGDKISLKSVEAENAEQVVLSPTEKISAEGLQDYMIYNYLNHVFTTGDSVSLNTQMGGRVQFVVTSTKPSKPVIVTEETIFKLGSMTKAVDASVPRITYDELGGLKHEVLKIREMVELPMRHPELFEKIGVDAPKGVLLYGPPGTGKTLLAKAVAGETNAHFISLSGPEIMGKYYGESEEKIREIFSQAEENAPSIIFIDEIDSIAPKRDEVSGELEKRIVSQLLTLMDGMKSRGKVVVIAATNRPDSIDPALRRPGRFDREIEIGIPDTEGRFDILSIHTRGMPIDEKVDLKQISKITHGFVGADLEVLSKEAAMRSLRRLLPEIDLDEEKISSEILQKIKITSEDFRDALKEVRPSALREVQVQIPDVSWDDVGGLDELKEELLEAVEWPMKYKEAFDYVDVESPKGILLHGPPGTGKTLIAKALAKMTESNFISIKGPELLSKWVGESEKGVREIFRKARQAAPCIIFLDEVDALVPRRSSGDSGSHVTENVVSQILTEIDGLEELHNVLIIGATNRLDIVDEALLRPGRFDRIIEVPNPDSKGRQHIFEIHTKKKPLASDVNIGKLVELTEGFSGAEIAAVANRAAITALKRHVGGKSQIIKDIKITQEDLIDSIDKVKPQKKKATIPQSIK
- a CDS encoding NAD(P)/FAD-dependent oxidoreductase, encoding MARNKKKIVVLGGGFAGLECTLKLEKFFKNDLEIEIVLVSEDNFLLFTPMLPQVASGMIETRHIVMPIRTITKKAVFYEGRVKNIDPYGKIVNLWGSRDKRGISIHYDFLVVALGSETNFFGMSDLEKNAYQMKTLNDAVLVRNRIIDMLEQAENETNPILKKSFLTFVIVGGGFAGIETAGELMDFLLDVRKYYPNIKREDIRVIVLEALQNILPGFSESLAKFAQEKLSGRGIEIKLQTAVTSFNGDEVMIKRSDIDKDAIDDSMVSSIQSKTVIWTAGVTPVNTIKRSLFKTDKGKIIVDDNLEVVDFPGVFAIGDCALFLDPKTQRPFAPTAQIAEAQAKIAAKNLYSLIKNKEKTKFVYESKGQMAIIGKRTGIASFLGMNIHGIVAWLLWRNVYLSKIPTWDKRFRVFLDWTVDVFFDRDISRLKFMRREPEKEYKILDEVDDVW